A single genomic interval of Asterias amurensis chromosome 1, ASM3211899v1 harbors:
- the LOC139945279 gene encoding uncharacterized protein, whose protein sequence is MTVLRSPRSSEWPVALDFFSCLSSIRWIIHYLNVREDESGMSIVVLGVSSNMLTSRPNTCRTSYMFLRRIAAIRHLLTTSAAEQLIHAFITSRLDFCNSLLAGLPKNTLHRLQSVQNAAARLLTGTKISSHISPILHNLQWLPIHSRIQYKIILLTFKALHGLSPTYIQNMIRPRSARPGLRSSGSMLYVPLTRLSSYGDRAFSNISPRL, encoded by the exons ATGACGGTACTAAGAAGCCCAAGGAGTTCAGAGTGGCCTGTTGCTCTTGATTTCTTCTCCTGTCTATCATCGATCCGTTGGATCATCCACTATCTCAACGTTCGTGAAGACGAAAGCGGAATGAGCATCGTTGTTCTAGGAGTATCTTCTAATATGTTAACATCAA GGCCTAATACCTGTCGGACCTCTTACATGTTCCTTAGGCGTATAGCTGCAATTCGACACTTACTCACTACTAGCGCAGCAGAACAGCTTATTCATGCTTTCATCACTAGTAGGCTTGACTTCTGCAATAGTCTCCTGGCCGGGCTTCCTAAAAACACACTTCATCGCCTACAATCTGTCCAAAATGCCGCAGCAAGATTACTGACTGGTACCAAAATATCTTCACACATTTCTCCTATTTTACACAATCTCCAATGGTTACCCATTCATTCCAGAATCCAATACAAGATCATCCTTCTGACATTCAAGGCTCTCCATGGACTATCCCCTACCTACATACAGAACATGATTCGGCCCCGTAGTGCCAGGCCGGGTCTGAGGTCATCTGGCAGCATGCTCTATGTTCCTCTGACCCGTTTATCCAGCTATGGGGACAGggcattcagtaacatttcacCACGCCTCTGA